The Carassius gibelio isolate Cgi1373 ecotype wild population from Czech Republic chromosome A8, carGib1.2-hapl.c, whole genome shotgun sequence genome contains the following window.
TTCATTTATTGAGCATTTTACAGAAATAAAGCAACACTTGTCAACAGAACACAACAGGTAATGaacagtgtaaataaataaatggcataaAAATGGCAACAGAAATAAACACAGTAACACTGTCTTTTAAGGTTTTGTGTGCATGCTATTGATAACATTACCTAAATGGTTTGTTCATAAATATGTTTTCCCTCAGCAGATTTTTATAAAGTGCTATATCTAACACAGTCCTGCATACAATGGTGTTATACACAGttgtttaaatcttttttaaattttatattttgttattgaaATATTACTTTTCAAATATAAGCATCTAAGTTTTGTCAGtcattataaatgattaaaataagactagcatattttatataaatgtttatgatttttaacatttcaataagTGTTTCAATTGAAACACCATgagataataaaaaattaaaacactcaAATAATACAGATAATAACCTTCATGTCAGATGAATAAATTAGTAAGTAATCTCATTTGTATATAATGAAAATGTGCATAACTCAAAGATAAAAGTTTTCCTGTCATATAAAGTTAGTTACATTTTCAGCCGATTTAACAATGTGAATAGATATTAATACAATGCAGAAAGCAGTTGCCATGTACAATACTGTGAAATCTTCCAAgcagtttatttgaatttgtctaaaaaaatacattaccTAACATTTGCTTTTGTCTGCCATACAGATCATTATCTATGactacaatttattaaaaaaaaaaaactgacaaaccACTGCAAAATTTAAAGTGAATTTGCATTTTTCCTTGCCAGCATGCATTCTCCATGCAAGTGCATATTTATCCTCCCAAGGGGCTAAAGACAATGACTTTTAgacaatattgtattgtattgccaGGGGGTCTCCAAAGTTTCCTAGTTGTTATATCCTCACTGCAACATACTAGCACAAGAAATATAGCTATAAACAGGCCCACACATAATTCACAGAAAGTTAAACAACTTCCACAGAATTGAAACATCTGTCATTTAACAAAGTTTTGTACATCTTCCTCTCCTTGAGTTTATTATACTTAGCTTATTTTGATGTTTGCCTATGAGTACATTGCTCTCATCTCCATTAAACAgattttacagtgtttaaatCCATTCTGCAGAAAGATTTTGTCCCAAATATCAGcacagaaaatgcaaaaaaaaatcttgattctGTGTAAACAGATTTTAAGATAAAGCATATGTGCTTGTATCTTCTAATAAGTActgtaaatagctttttttattcCTTAAGCAACTTGTATTAATTATAGTTTTTAGTGCCAtacagaaaaacaataaatatagtcTCACTATTAAAAAGCTTGATTATATTGATGCATAGGATTAAATTATGTCATCTAGAAGGTGTGGTGCACCAACCCAGTCAAGCATCCTTGGTTCAGATGCTGCCATGATCATACACATGAACTGCTTTCTGGTTCTCTTGTCAGTGGGATAGATGGTGGTGGGGGTAAACCTTTTGTTGCTCTCAACAAACTCACAAAGCTGGTTGTATATTTTTGGAAACTCATGGCGAAGGAATACGCCCCGGGTACGAAGCTCTCTTTGAATGTTTATGAAACAAATCTCTCTTGCTTTCCTGCCCTCTTGGCCTTCCTTGTCAAGGTCAGATGTCCCAGGGGGTGGGGTGAGAATCAGAGTCTCCATTTCACATTctttcttaaatattttcttatcTGGGCTTGAGGAGGCCAATGACACCTTAGCATACTTGCGAACTGTTGGCATTTGTAATTTGGGAGAAGGAAGTTTAGGCACTAGGTCTCCAACAGCAATGGATACATTCAGGACGAAACATTCAGTTGGGTCATATTCCTTGCCTGCAATCTGCAACTCTTTGTAGTACTGCCCAAGGTTGTCTTTGAAACTGTCTAACTCTCGAAGGGATAGATATGTTGGAGAGATAGTAAGGCTGTCAAGACCAACTTGAATAAAGTCATCTGCACACCCAGGGTTTGGAAAACCCAAGAACAGTACACCTCTTCCACGGGACAGATACCCTACCCTAGCAATGCGTGAAAAGTCTTTATGTACATCAAAGTTCTCTCGACAATGTTTTAGTATGTGCCTGCAAACACTACTAATGCGGCCATAAAGACAGTTCTCTTTATGAATGTCCCAGTCTTCTCGCCTACAGTTCCTGGAGCAGTAGTAAGTATAACAACTGTGGCAGGACTTGAAGTACAAGCAAGCATTGAATGTAGTGTCTTTGCGTAAGCATTTCCTGTTGGAGCACACCATAGTGTCATCCTCCTCTGTAATATGGTTCAAAGAAACATCCTCAACACTCCTCTGAAAACCCTCACAACCACTGTCTGGGTCTTTAAATGTGTCTGGGCTGGTCTTTGAAGAGTCCGTTTGTGTGTTCAAAACTCCTGAATCCTCTTGATCTATGTCCCGCTTCCCTTCTTTGGTCTCATCATTCTGAATCAATTGTTTGAGTTGGTCTATCCGATCCTTACTAGGTCTCCTGCTATTTTGAGGCTTATAATCGATGACTAGGTCAGCTAGCAGCTCATCAAGCTGTTCAAGGCTTTGCTGCAGGGAGTAATTATTGTTCTTTCTCTCTGTGGATTCTGGTGGGTTTGCTGGTCCTTTTAAGTTGTTCAAGTTCGCAGTTTGACATCCCGCTGTATTTTGGATGTTCCAGCTGCTAGTTCCTCCATCTCTCTTGTTGTTATTTGCTGCACGAATGTCATTGTCAGTAATTGTAATCTCTGGGGTTACAAACCATTGCCCCCTCACACTGTTTTTTCTTTCACCAGCACAGTTTTCTAGACAGTTTTCAGAGAGGGACAAGGCAGCATATCGTCTCGGCGAACTAGAAAGGTTCACAATAATTGGTTGTTGACTTTTATCCGAGGGAACTCCTGGCCTTCCATGATGGAAAAGGTTCTCGTAACTCCTGCCTCGTGAAATGCCATGTTCTCTGTCCATATGAGGGGTAATAATGTTGTCCCAGGATTTTGAGTAGTTCCGGACATCTGCTCTTAAATGACTTGGCTCAGTAAAGTCATTATGATACCATGGGCTTATTGATGGCACTCGCTGTGGAGTAGCCTGTGAGGATGCATACTGACTGGAATATGTAGCAATGCTTGACCGGTTCCAGTCATCAGAAAAGGCCTGGGACATACGTGGTCGCCGCCCCTCCGTATGATATGCTCTCATAGGATTGTCTGCTGGGTAATGGCAAGGCTTTGTATAAAACATCCTTGAGGGCTCAGAGGGAAAGGCATATACTCTTGGATCCTCCTGAAAGTATGTTTCATTCTGAGGGGTGGATATGAAGTATGGCCCTGGCTCACTCACTGAATACGGTCTACTGTAGAATGGATCCAAGGGTTCACGATGGGAATCTGCATAGTATGAACGCACAGGCAAAGTATGAACCCACCGAGTCCTTGGGTCATGTATATACTGACTACTGATGGATGGATTTTGGCTGTTGCTGCTGTTAATACTGTACTGGTCATCCTGATAATATTTCCTACTAGGTGGGTGAACTGGATACCTGCAGGGATCATCCGTGTAGAAGAACTTGGTTGGGATGTTGGGATTAGACAAGGTTCTGTAGTCCCTTGTGTCTCTAGGAGAAGTCATTCCAAAAGGGTTCTCTCCAGTTTGAATGTAACTACCAGACTGATGGGAGCTGTTGGGATATTGATAAGCTTGCCTGTAGTCCACGTTGTAACACTCACTGGGAGTAGGTGTTCTAGAAGTGTATATCTGACTTGAAAATGAGACATTCCTGATCCCTGATGTTGAGGAAAGCTGCCAGGGAACATTACTTCTGTGAGTAGGCATCTTCTGTGCAGTGTGCTGGAGAACTGAGGCATCTGGCTTAATATCAACACGGCACCTAACGTGGGGAGTGTTTGCTTGTTTCTCCTCTCTGCTCTCCTCAAAACAATCAGAAACATAGAGGGGTGTGTGGGGTTGTAACTTGATTGGATGAACCTCATTCACTAAAGCCCTGGTTGAACGGGAGGCTTCTCGATTTGGCAAACATTCAGATCTCTTCTGGGGGTCCACTGGAGATTGACGCCTCTTGGTTGCAGGTGGAGAGACTGTGATGGGTACAGGAGTCAGGGTGGCTCGAACCCTTGGAGCACTTTTTGAGCGAGGCTTGCCATGAACACTAGTCCTTGCTGCCTCATTGGTTTTGTCTGTGCTAATTTGTTGATGGCTGAGTCGTGAGTTGAACAGATCTGGTGAGGAAAAACGTAAATGTCCCTGCTGTCCAATGCCATTCCAGACTGCATCCTTACTTACTGTTTTCTGATCAGACCTGTAAGGATACTCCATGGACGAGGAAAAGTCCTTTGGGTCATCCAATGACTCAATAAAGTCAAAGCTACGGCAATGTCTTTTGTTAATGGTTTCAAAGTTTTGATCCAGTGGGCCAACCATTTGGGAATCACATTGCTTAGAAGATCCAGAATACTTTGAGAGCCCACAGTTACGACCAATTTTTATGTCTCGATACAAAGTTGATGTTAATATGTCAGGGGGATCCGTCCGTGTCATCTTAAATGGACCCCTGTTATTCTCCCCCTCAGTTGGTGTCTCCTAGAGAGAATTTAAAAAGCATCATTAGCTATACATTTTCTGAATAAACTAAATATGAGTAAAGGATCCCATTTAAAGTCTTAAATTACCCAATTACGCTTATGACCATAATATATTAAAGAGAAGATGAAGTGTAATTTTACAACTTATCATTGAATTTGCCAGATTCTTCACAAATGATCTTGCTTTAATTGGACCACTAGTATATGTACAAATGAACACATAGTAAATTATAGGCATCATTTTTATATCTGCCAAAGGGAAAAAGACATGTTGGAGAAACTAGATGAAGAACATGGCAAATTTTGAAGTGatatctgtatatatattatctaaatattttacaaattaataatgtaaaaaattatatttatttagctgCAATAATAGTAATTTTGCTTAACATGATCACTGCAGAGGTTCATTGAAAAAATATAAGActaatacattataaatgtcttcacaatCAGAATGAAAGTAAATGTTATCCTTCTGTTAAATGCCATGTCATGCATAAACATCAGAAAT
Protein-coding sequences here:
- the LOC128018515 gene encoding apical junction component 1 homolog, coding for MKKETPTEGENNRGPFKMTRTDPPDILTSTLYRDIKIGRNCGLSKYSGSSKQCDSQMVGPLDQNFETINKRHCRSFDFIESLDDPKDFSSSMEYPYRSDQKTVSKDAVWNGIGQQGHLRFSSPDLFNSRLSHQQISTDKTNEAARTSVHGKPRSKSAPRVRATLTPVPITVSPPATKRRQSPVDPQKRSECLPNREASRSTRALVNEVHPIKLQPHTPLYVSDCFEESREEKQANTPHVRCRVDIKPDASVLQHTAQKMPTHRSNVPWQLSSTSGIRNVSFSSQIYTSRTPTPSECYNVDYRQAYQYPNSSHQSGSYIQTGENPFGMTSPRDTRDYRTLSNPNIPTKFFYTDDPCRYPVHPPSRKYYQDDQYSINSSNSQNPSISSQYIHDPRTRWVHTLPVRSYYADSHREPLDPFYSRPYSVSEPGPYFISTPQNETYFQEDPRVYAFPSEPSRMFYTKPCHYPADNPMRAYHTEGRRPRMSQAFSDDWNRSSIATYSSQYASSQATPQRVPSISPWYHNDFTEPSHLRADVRNYSKSWDNIITPHMDREHGISRGRSYENLFHHGRPGVPSDKSQQPIIVNLSSSPRRYAALSLSENCLENCAGERKNSVRGQWFVTPEITITDNDIRAANNNKRDGGTSSWNIQNTAGCQTANLNNLKGPANPPESTERKNNNYSLQQSLEQLDELLADLVIDYKPQNSRRPSKDRIDQLKQLIQNDETKEGKRDIDQEDSGVLNTQTDSSKTSPDTFKDPDSGCEGFQRSVEDVSLNHITEEDDTMVCSNRKCLRKDTTFNACLYFKSCHSCYTYYCSRNCRREDWDIHKENCLYGRISSVCRHILKHCRENFDVHKDFSRIARVGYLSRGRGVLFLGFPNPGCADDFIQVGLDSLTISPTYLSLRELDSFKDNLGQYYKELQIAGKEYDPTECFVLNVSIAVGDLVPKLPSPKLQMPTVRKYAKVSLASSSPDKKIFKKECEMETLILTPPPGTSDLDKEGQEGRKAREICFINIQRELRTRGVFLRHEFPKIYNQLCEFVESNKRFTPTTIYPTDKRTRKQFMCMIMAASEPRMLDWVGAPHLLDDII